One Chionomys nivalis chromosome 4, mChiNiv1.1, whole genome shotgun sequence genomic region harbors:
- the LOC130873433 gene encoding olfactory receptor 8B12-like, translating into MTAKNSSVTEFILAGLTDQPGLLMPLLFLFLAFYMVTIVGNLGLISLIGLNPHLHTPMYFFLFNLSLIDSCYSSTIIPKMLVSFISKKNTISHSGCMTQLFFFCFFVVSESFILSAMAYDRYVAICNPLMYTVIMSPQMCLLLLLGVYAMGFSGGMAHTGNILNLTFCADNLVNHFMCDILPLLELSCNSTFTNELVVFIVVAFDIGVPIVSIFISYALILSSILRMHSTEGRSKAFSTCSSHIIVVCLFFGSGAFAYLKPPSILPLDQGKVSSLFYTIVVPMLNPLIYSLRNKDVQVALRKTFVGRVFS; encoded by the coding sequence ATGACTGCCAAGAATTCCTCTGTGACAGAGTTCATCCTTGCAGGCCTGACAGACCAGCCAGGACTCCTCatgcccctcctcttcctgttcctgGCTTTCTACATGGTCACCATAGTGGGGAACCTGGGCTTGATCTCCCTGATAGGGCTGAACCCTCACTTGCACACCCCAATGTACTTCTTTCTCTTCAATCTTTCCTTAATAGATTCCTGTTACTCCTCCACCATCATCCCCAAAATGCTGGTGAGTTTTATCTCAAAGAAGAACACCATCTCACACTCGGGGTGTATGACAcagctgtttttcttctgtttctttgttgtctCAGAGTCCTTCATTTTGTCAGCCATGGCATATGACCGTTATGTTGCCATCTGTAACCCCCTAATGTATACAGTCATTATGTCTCCCCAGATGTGTTTACTGCTTTTACTGGGTGTGTATGCGATGGGCTTCTCTGGAGGCATGGCCCATACAGGAAACATATTGAATCTGACCTTCTGTGCTGACAACCTTGTCAATCACTTCATGTGTGATATTCTTCCCCTTCTGGAGCTGTCCTGCAACAGCACCTTCACAAATGAGCTGGTAGTCTTCATTGTGGTGGCCTTTGATATTGGTGTACCGATTGTcagcattttcatttcttatgcCCTCATCCTCTCTAGCATCCTTCGCATGCATTCCACAGAGGGCAGGTCCAAAGCCTTCagcacctgcagctcccacataattgtggtttgtcttttctttggttctggggCTTTTGCGTACCTCAAGCCACCTTCCATTTTGCCTCTTGACCAAGGAAAAGTGTCTTCCTTGTTCTATACCATCGTAGTACCAATGTTGAACCCTCTGATCTATAGCTTGAGAAATAAGGATGTCCAAGTTGCTCTGAGGAAAACCTTTGTCGGCAGAGTATTCTCTTAA
- the LOC130873616 gene encoding olfactory receptor 8B12-like, protein MAAKNSSVTEFILAGLTDQPGLLMPLLFLFLAFYMVTMVGNLGLISLIGLNPHLHTPMYFFLFNLSLIDSCYSSTIIPKMLVSFISKKNTISYSGCMTQLFFFCFFVFSESFILSAMAYDRYVAICNPLMYTVTMSPQVYVLLLLGVYAMGFSGGMAHTGNILNLTFCADNLVNHFMCDILPLLELSCNSTFTNELVVFIVVAFGIGVPIVSIFISYALILSSILRMHSTEGRSKAFSTCSSHMIVVCLFFGSGAFAYLKPPSILPLDQGKVSSLFYTIVVPMLNPMIYSLRNKDVKVALRKTFVGRVFS, encoded by the coding sequence ATGGCTGCCAAGAATTCCTCTGTGACAGAGTTCATCCTTGCAGGCCTGACAGACCAGCCAGGACTCCTCatgcccctcctcttcctgttcctgGCTTTCTACATGGTCACCATGGTGGGGAACCTGGGCTTGATCTCCCTGATAGGGCTGAACCCTCACTtgcacacccccatgtacttctttCTCTTCAATCTTTCCTTAATAGATTCCTGTTACTCCTCCACCATCATCCCCAAAATGCTGGTGAGTTTTATCTCAAAGAAGAACACCATCTCATACTCGGGGTGTATGACAcagctgtttttcttctgtttctttgttttctctgagtCTTTCATTCTGTCAGCCATGGCATATGACCGTTATGTTGCCATCTGCAACCCCCTGATGTACACAGTCACCATGTCTCCCCAGGTGTATGTCCTCCTTTTACTGGGTGTGTATGCGATGGGCTTCTCTGGAGGCATGGCCCATACAGGAAACATATTGAATCTGACCTTCTGTGCTGACAACCTTGTCAATCACTTCATGTGTGATATTCTTCCCCTTTTGGAGCTGTCCTGCAACAGCACCTTCACAAATGAGCTGGTAGTCTTCATTGTGGTGGCCTTTGGTATTGGTGTACCGATTGTCAGCATCTTCATTTCTTATGCCCTCATCCTCTCTAGCATCCTTCGCATGCATTCCACAGAGGGCAGGTCCAAGGCCTTCagcacctgcagctcccacatgattgtggtttgtcttttctttggttctggggCTTTCGCGTACCTCAAGCCACCTTCCATTTTGCCTCTTGACCAAGGAAAAGTGTCTTCCTTGTTCTATACCATCGTAGTACCAATGCTGAACCCTATGATCTATAGCTTGAGAAATAAGGATGTCAAAGTTGCTCTAAGGAAAACCTTTGTCGGCAGAGTATTCTCTTAA
- the LOC130873149 gene encoding olfactory receptor 145-like: MTAKNSSVTEFILAGLTDQPEFLMPLFFLFLGFYLVTVLGNLGLITLIGLNSHLHTPMYFFLFNLSLIDSCYSSTISPKMLMSFISNKNIISHSGCMTQLFFFCFFVISESFILSAMAYDRYVAICHPLMYMVTMSPKVCFLLLLGVYLMGFVGAMAHTISMARLTFCADNLVNHYMCDILPLLEHSCTSTYVNELVVFIFVSFDIGVPIVTIFISYALILSSILRMHSTEGRSKAFSTCSSHIIVVCLFFGSGAFMYLQPPSILSLDQGKVSSLFYTIVVPMLNPLIYSLRNKDVKVALRKTLSKRIIF, from the coding sequence ATGACTGCCAAGAATTCCTCTGTGACAGAGTTCATCCTTGCAGGCCTGACAGACCAGCCAGAATTCCTCATGCCTCTCTTCTTTTTGTTCCTAGGATTTTATTTGGTCACCGTGTTGGGTAACCTGGGTTTGATCACCCTGATTGGACTGAATTCTCACTtgcacacccccatgtacttctttCTCTTCAATCTTTCCTTAATAGATTCCTGTTACTCCTCCACCATCTCCCCGAAAATGTTGATGAGTTTTATTTCAAATAAGAACATTATCTCTCACTCAGGGTGTATGACccagctttttttcttctgtttctttgtaatcTCTGAGTCCTTCATTCTGTCAGCCATGGCATATGACCGTTATGTTGCCATCTGTCATCCCCTGATGTATATGGTTACCATGTCTCCCAAGGTATGTTTCCTCCTTTTGCTTGGTGTATATTTAATGGGCTTTGTTGGAGCCATGGCCCACACAATATCCATGGCAAGATTGACCTTCTGTGCTGACAACCTTGTCAACCACTACATGTGTGACATCCTTCCCCTTCTGGAACACTCTTGCACCAGCACCTATGTGAATGAGCTAGTAGTCTTTATTTTTGTGAGCTTTGATATTGGTGTGCCTATTGTCACCATCTTCATTTCTTATGCCCTCATCCTCTCTAGCATCCTTCGCATGCATTCCACAGAGGGCAGGTCCAAGGCCTTCagcacctgcagctcccacatAATTGTGGTTTGccttttctttggttctggggCTTTCATGTACCTCCAGCCACCTTCCATTTTGTCCCTTGACCAAGGAAAAGTGTCTTCCTTGTTCTATACCATCGTAGTACCAATGCTGAACCCTCTGATCTATAGCTTGAGAAATAAGGATGTCAAAGTTGCTTTGAGGAAAACCTTGAGCAAGAGAATAATTTTTTGA